A single Streptomyces sp. 2114.4 DNA region contains:
- a CDS encoding DUF4232 domain-containing protein — protein sequence MRRPSHLAVVAAALTLTAMAGLALAGCGSARMAPLHAKCTTKGLRWTLTVLKKKPHTVQREARLSIANKGAGPCVFHGFPAFEVHLGKGPESDAQGHGKTLPIDLGRGGTLTAPLRYMDCPAGTPPNAAMVTNDLAVVSAPRDYPGRQAVVARDEKGKRLRMTLCANRIWMGPPRESAE from the coding sequence GTGCGACGGCCTTCACATCTCGCGGTGGTGGCGGCCGCGCTGACCTTGACCGCCATGGCGGGCCTGGCCCTGGCCGGCTGCGGTTCGGCGCGGATGGCGCCGCTGCACGCCAAGTGCACGACCAAGGGCTTGCGCTGGACGCTCACCGTCCTCAAGAAGAAGCCGCACACCGTACAGCGCGAGGCCCGGCTGTCGATCGCCAACAAGGGCGCGGGCCCCTGTGTGTTCCACGGCTTCCCGGCCTTCGAGGTCCATCTCGGCAAGGGGCCCGAATCCGATGCCCAGGGGCACGGCAAGACCCTGCCGATAGACCTGGGGCGCGGCGGCACCCTCACGGCCCCCCTGCGCTACATGGACTGCCCCGCCGGCACCCCGCCGAACGCCGCCATGGTCACCAACGACCTCGCCGTGGTGTCCGCGCCCCGCGACTACCCCGGCCGGCAGGCGGTCGTGGCACGCGACGAGAAGGGCAAGCGCCTGCGGATGACGCTCTGTGCGAACCGGATATGGATGGGACCGCCGCGGGAGTCGGCCGAGTAG
- a CDS encoding LysR family transcriptional regulator: MPYDIDPRLLRAFLAVAEELHFTRAAARLYVAQQALSRDIRRLERELGTALFVRTTRQVSLTADGTRLLPLARQVLTAHDELAGAFRAAPERPLLVDVGVPIGTAHGVLEAARGRVPDSCELVARFHSGLTGAASEVAAGRLDVSFGRIAALPPGTRAGLDHQPVRLEPMAVLLREDHPLAARPAVALADLAGETLYAAAGNPRTAEWTDLAERLFAGRGIAAAEPFPEIEGSQEFVRVVRKRGWSVLASVEFIEVPGMVLRPLVDPVPLSPVSMVWRRGLRHPGLDALRAAARELGGRHGWLAPPGSAWWLPEEDARVMGVRG; this comes from the coding sequence ATGCCGTACGACATCGATCCGCGTCTGCTCCGCGCCTTCCTCGCCGTCGCCGAGGAACTGCACTTCACCCGTGCCGCCGCCCGGCTCTACGTCGCCCAGCAGGCGCTGAGCCGCGACATCCGGCGCCTGGAGCGGGAGTTGGGCACCGCGCTGTTCGTACGGACCACCCGCCAGGTCTCCCTGACGGCGGACGGGACACGGCTGCTGCCGCTCGCCCGGCAGGTGCTGACCGCGCACGACGAGCTGGCCGGAGCGTTCCGGGCCGCCCCCGAGCGGCCGCTGCTGGTGGATGTGGGGGTGCCGATCGGTACCGCCCACGGGGTGCTGGAGGCGGCCAGGGGCCGGGTGCCGGACAGCTGTGAGCTGGTCGCCCGCTTCCACAGCGGGCTGACGGGCGCGGCGTCCGAGGTGGCGGCCGGCCGCCTCGATGTCTCCTTCGGCCGGATCGCGGCGCTGCCGCCCGGCACACGCGCCGGTCTCGACCATCAGCCGGTCCGGCTGGAGCCGATGGCGGTCCTGCTGCGCGAGGATCATCCCCTGGCCGCACGGCCCGCCGTCGCCCTCGCCGACCTGGCCGGCGAAACGCTCTACGCGGCCGCCGGAAATCCGCGGACCGCGGAGTGGACGGACCTGGCCGAGCGGCTGTTCGCGGGCCGCGGCATCGCGGCCGCCGAGCCGTTCCCGGAGATCGAGGGCTCGCAGGAGTTCGTCCGGGTGGTGCGCAAGCGGGGGTGGTCGGTGCTGGCGAGTGTGGAGTTCATCGAGGTGCCGGGCATGGTGCTGCGGCCGCTCGTCGATCCCGTACCGCTCTCACCGGTCTCGATGGTGTGGCGGCGGGGCCTGCGGCATCCGGGCCTGGACGCACTGCGGGCGGCCGCCCGCGAACTGGGCGGCCGGCACGGCTGGTTGGCGCCGCCGGGGAGTGCGTGGTGGCTCCCGGAGGAGGATGCGCGGGTGATGGGTGTACGGGGGTGA
- a CDS encoding MFS transporter: MILFLAARPVTAPPVRPARPVRPAPRRTRLRTRFRPLSPYRRIFAVPGTRAFTAANLVARLPMGMLSVSAVLMIAGTRGSYALAGAVTASGLAATALAGPWTARLVDRHGQARVAVPATALAVLGSLALLLCVHYGAPDWTLFACYAATATTPNTGGLSRARWAHLFRDDPAARHTANSFEQAADELCFLLGPVLATLLCTTVVPEAGTAVAAALLLTGMLLFAAQRRTEPPVAPAPATGRTRSPLRLPGLPPLLATFLATGAVFGSLEVVTIAFADGHGLRSAAGGLLALQAAGSCAAGLLYGLLRQTDQARHRFLGCTAAMAALMLLPLLAATTGGPAPLAVALLLAGMATAPTMVTGMGLVQSLTPPGRLNEGMTLAVTALLGGIAAGSAGGGWAADHLGGAGAAYGVPAAAAALAAAVTLLTARKRPRPRRPGTAGPGPHMG; encoded by the coding sequence ATGATCCTCTTCCTCGCCGCCCGCCCGGTCACGGCCCCGCCCGTTCGCCCGGCACGGCCCGTACGCCCGGCCCCGCGGCGCACCCGCCTCCGCACCCGCTTCCGTCCGCTCTCCCCCTATCGCCGGATCTTCGCCGTCCCCGGCACCCGCGCCTTCACGGCCGCCAACCTGGTGGCCCGGCTGCCCATGGGGATGCTCAGCGTCAGCGCGGTGCTGATGATCGCCGGCACGCGTGGTTCCTACGCGCTGGCCGGAGCGGTCACCGCGAGCGGGCTGGCGGCGACGGCGCTGGCCGGGCCGTGGACCGCCCGGCTGGTCGACCGTCACGGCCAGGCCCGGGTCGCGGTCCCGGCCACCGCGCTCGCCGTCCTCGGCTCGCTGGCCCTGCTCCTGTGCGTCCACTACGGCGCGCCCGACTGGACCCTCTTCGCCTGTTACGCGGCCACCGCCACCACCCCCAACACCGGCGGGCTGTCCCGGGCCCGCTGGGCGCACCTCTTCCGCGACGACCCGGCCGCCCGGCACACCGCCAACTCCTTCGAACAGGCCGCCGACGAGCTGTGCTTCCTGCTGGGACCGGTGCTCGCCACGCTGCTGTGCACCACCGTCGTCCCGGAGGCGGGCACGGCGGTGGCCGCGGCACTGCTGCTGACCGGGATGCTGCTGTTCGCGGCCCAGCGCCGCACCGAACCCCCCGTGGCGCCGGCCCCGGCCACCGGCAGAACCCGCTCCCCCTTGCGCCTGCCGGGGCTGCCGCCGCTCCTGGCCACCTTCCTTGCCACCGGCGCGGTCTTCGGCTCCCTGGAGGTCGTGACGATCGCCTTCGCCGACGGGCACGGCCTGCGGTCCGCGGCGGGCGGACTGCTCGCCCTGCAGGCGGCAGGCTCCTGCGCGGCCGGGCTGCTCTACGGCCTGCTGCGGCAGACGGACCAGGCCCGTCACCGCTTCCTCGGCTGCACCGCGGCGATGGCGGCCCTGATGCTGCTCCCGCTGCTCGCGGCCACGACAGGGGGCCCGGCGCCGCTGGCCGTCGCGCTCCTCCTGGCCGGTATGGCGACCGCGCCGACCATGGTCACCGGCATGGGACTCGTCCAGTCGCTGACGCCGCCCGGCCGGCTCAACGAGGGCATGACGCTCGCCGTGACCGCTCTGCTGGGCGGGATCGCGGCCGGATCGGCGGGCGGCGGCTGGGCGGCCGACCACCTGGGCGGAGCGGGCGCGGCCTACGGGGTGCCCGCGGCGGCGGCCGCCCTCGCGGCGGCCGTCACCCTGCTCACGGCGCGCAAACGACCGAGGCCCCGCCGTCCTGGGACGGCGGGGCCTGGGCCTCACATGGGATGA
- the smpB gene encoding SsrA-binding protein SmpB, translated as MAKDKGKDKNPGRKLVAQHKKARHDYHILDTYECGLVLTGTEVKSLRQGRASLVDGFIQIDRGEAWLHNVHIPEYAQGTWTNHSARRKRKLLMHRAEIDKLESKSQESGHTIVPLALYFKDGRAKVEIALAKGKKEYDKRQTLREQQDRRETDRAISAARRRQRA; from the coding sequence ATGGCTAAGGACAAGGGCAAGGACAAGAACCCCGGGCGCAAGCTCGTGGCGCAGCACAAGAAGGCGCGGCACGACTACCACATTCTGGACACCTATGAGTGTGGCCTGGTACTGACCGGCACCGAGGTGAAGTCGCTGCGGCAGGGCCGGGCGTCGCTGGTGGACGGTTTCATCCAGATCGACCGGGGCGAGGCCTGGCTGCACAACGTGCACATCCCCGAATACGCCCAGGGCACCTGGACCAACCACAGCGCGCGGCGCAAGCGGAAGCTGCTGATGCACCGCGCCGAGATCGACAAGCTGGAGTCCAAGAGCCAGGAGTCGGGGCACACGATCGTGCCGCTGGCCCTCTATTTCAAGGACGGCCGGGCCAAGGTCGAGATCGCCCTGGCCAAGGGCAAGAAGGAGTACGACAAGCGGCAGACGCTCCGCGAGCAGCAGGACCGCCGCGAGACGGACCGGGCCATCTCGGCGGCCCGGCGGCGGCAGCGGGCCTGA